Below is a genomic region from Leptospira yasudae.
TTGAGCCTGGGCATGTCCCTGGCTTCCGTAGCCGATCACTGCAATGGTCTTACCTTTGAGCGAGTTTAAATCACAGTCGGCGTCGTAATAGATGTTTGCCATTTTCCCTTTCCTCGAGTGTTCCTTTTTACTAAACATTTGAAAAAGGGTAGAATGACAACTGAAATAACGAACCTCAGTTCACGACGATTTCATTCCTTTCTGCAATCGTTAAGCCGGTAGAAACCTGGATGGTAACGACCGAAACCTGAATTCTTACTTTGCAAATTATGTATCATTGAGGTTCAAAACAAACCGGATCATGCATCGAACAAAGTCTATTCCCCATCGACCTTGGTCAACCGATTCGACTGGAGATCCAGTTCGAGAATGATATTCGCAAGATTCTCGCTTTTTTCCGTCAGCGATTCCATAGAATTCTGAAGACTCGCAATCGCGTTTACGATTCCGGTAAGACCAATGCTTTGTTCGGAAGAAGCAAGTTCGATTTCGGAAGACAAGGATCGCAAATGATCCAGCGAAGAAAAAAAATGAGAATTGATCGTTCTCTGTTGTTCGAATAATTTTAAGAACTCGTTAAACCTGGAAAAGAGATCCTGAAATAAAATATCCTGTTCCTTTACATGCCCCGCGGTCGTTTCCGCGGACTTCCGACCCGTAACCACGTGATTGGAAGAGTCACGAATGATCTTGGAAATCAAATCCGCGTTACCCGCGCTGCTTTCTGCAAGTTTGGAAACTTCCTGCGCGACTACCGCAAAACCCTTTCCGGCCTCCCCGGCTCGCGCAGCTTCGATCGAAGCATTCAAAGAAAGAAGATTCGTTCGATCCGCAACCTCCGACATGATCCGATTCACTTCTCCCACGCTCCGGAAAGAATCTCCTAAAGAAGATAACGATTTGGCAAGTTCTTCCACAAAACCCGTCACCATCGAACCGGACTTACGAACCTTATCCATACTCTGATCCAAGGTTTCGTTAAACTGCGAAATTCTTTCGATGATCGATTTTAGATTATCCGTATGATTCAAAAGACTTGCAATTTGTTTAAACTGTTTTTGAACCGTATCGGAAGAATTCTCCGTTTGCGATTGAAATTCCTCAACCGTCGAGCTGATCTCCTCGAAGGAAGACGCGTGATCCGAAACCAATGCAGAAAAATCGTTCATAAAGTTCTTTAGATTTTGCGAAGAACTTTTGAGATATTGAGCGGACTCGTTCATTCTTTGCGTTTTATCATTCATAAATCGATACGACTCTTCGAGTTTCTTTTGTCTGATCTTGGAATTGTCCCTGAGTTTTAAGAAAAGTTTTACGAGAAATTGCAAAATCAAGGAAGAAGTGAACATAAACAAGATCTTCAAAAACTGTTCCGAAGGAGAAGCGCTTCCGATCGCAGTTGAAAGAACCGGATCAATCACAAAGTTTAGTCCGTTTAATCCGGAAAGCATTATTACGATCGATTGGGTCAAAGCGGAAATAAAACCGATCAAAACGATGAAGTTCGGTGAAAGTAAAAGAGTGGAACAGATGATATATACGAATCCGATCGCAGTCAAAACCTGATTGCGAACGACACCCGCCGAAAGCTCGGGTTTATCAACCGCAACAACAGCCATAGAAGAAAAGAATATAAGAACGTCGGCAACAAGCAGAACCTTGCTTTGAATTTCCGTAAAACCGTTCCGAAATTTGATTTTATAATAACCGTAGAGAGCGTAGGCGAATATGGTACTAATACCTACGAGATACGAAGCGTTTTGTCCCGGACTATTTTGTTTCCAATTTACGAAGACGGAAAAATAAAATAGAAAAACCAAAATCAATCGTATATGGTTGATATAGATCGAACCGGAAGCGATAATCTCTTGGTCGGATTGTTTGATTTCGTTGTCGATAACTTGCATCGACCCGAAATATTTGCTTTGAGTTAGTTTCTCAAATCATTTTTAATACGTTATGCGAAACAGAACTATCAAATTATAAAAACTTTGGGATTGCCGATTCAATTCTCAGACTTCCCCGATTCGCGTTAAGGAATTCGATTGAGTTTCCAATTCCCGCACGATTAAGCTTAGATTCTCGCTTTTTTCAACGAGCGATTCCATAGAATTTTGCAGCGAAGCGATCGCTTCCACAATTCCTCTCAAACCCATTTTTTGCTCGGAAGATGCGATTTCGATTTCGGAGGACAAAACTCTGAGTCGGTCCAAGGTGGAAAAGAATTGAGCATTGATTCTTTTTTGTTCTTCGAACATTTTTGAAAACTCTTCAAACCTGCCGAACAAATCCTGAAACAAAACATCCTGTTCTTTTACGTGGCCTGCCGTAGTCTCCGCAGATTTTTGACCCGTAACCACGTGATTGGAAGAATCACGAATGATCTTAGAAATCAAATCCGCGTTACCCGCGCTGCTTTCTGCAAGTTTGGAAACTTCCTGCGCGACTACCGCAAAAC
It encodes:
- a CDS encoding methyl-accepting chemotaxis protein, with amino-acid sequence MQVIDNEIKQSDQEIIASGSIYINHIRLILVFLFYFSVFVNWKQNSPGQNASYLVGISTIFAYALYGYYKIKFRNGFTEIQSKVLLVADVLIFFSSMAVVAVDKPELSAGVVRNQVLTAIGFVYIICSTLLLSPNFIVLIGFISALTQSIVIMLSGLNGLNFVIDPVLSTAIGSASPSEQFLKILFMFTSSLILQFLVKLFLKLRDNSKIRQKKLEESYRFMNDKTQRMNESAQYLKSSSQNLKNFMNDFSALVSDHASSFEEISSTVEEFQSQTENSSDTVQKQFKQIASLLNHTDNLKSIIERISQFNETLDQSMDKVRKSGSMVTGFVEELAKSLSSLGDSFRSVGEVNRIMSEVADRTNLLSLNASIEAARAGEAGKGFAVVAQEVSKLAESSAGNADLISKIIRDSSNHVVTGRKSAETTAGHVKEQDILFQDLFSRFNEFLKLFEQQRTINSHFFSSLDHLRSLSSEIELASSEQSIGLTGIVNAIASLQNSMESLTEKSENLANIILELDLQSNRLTKVDGE
- a CDS encoding methyl-accepting chemotaxis protein gives rise to the protein DSFRSVGEVNRIMSEVADRTNLLSLNASIEAARAGEAGKGFAVVAQEVSKLAESSAGNADLISKIIRDSSNHVVTGQKSAETTAGHVKEQDVLFQDLFGRFEEFSKMFEEQKRINAQFFSTLDRLRVLSSEIEIASSEQKMGLRGIVEAIASLQNSMESLVEKSENLSLIVRELETQSNSLTRIGEV